Proteins from one Parasteatoda tepidariorum isolate YZ-2023 chromosome 4, CAS_Ptep_4.0, whole genome shotgun sequence genomic window:
- the LOC122269376 gene encoding uncharacterized protein produces the protein MTHNVDKSEIISGEVWKHNVIYFNAHSPKWDYQDINDFGKEIEDLLCSSTLDLIFDHKDPCTFLHYNGKKYNPDLLLASAGISSNTKGKVLEDPGSGHQQVIAEISLLVPNQGPTTSNTSWNFRKVNWMKFKELTDKALDPKAID, from the exons ATGACCCACAATGTGGATAAAAGTGAGATTATATCTGGGGAAGTGTGGAAACACAAtgtcattt ATTTCAATGCTCATTCTCCGAAATGGGATTACCAGGATATAAACGACTTTGGCAAGGAAATTGAAGATCTTCTGTGCTCATCCACACTGGACCTGATCTTTGACCACAAAGACCCTTGCACATTTCTCCActacaatggaaaaaaatacaatccaGATCTCCTACTGGCTTCGGCGGGTATATCCTCCAATACTAAAGGAAAAGTGCTTGAGGACCCTGGTTCGGGACATCAACAAGTCATAGCTGAGATTTCTCTCCTGGTTCCAAATCAGGGTCCAACTACTTCAAACACATCATGGAATTTTAGAAAAGTCAATTGGATGAAATTCAAAGAACTGACAGATAAAGCACTTGATCCCAAAGCAATAGATTAG